The Caloramator mitchellensis genome contains a region encoding:
- the tpiA gene encoding triose-phosphate isomerase, translating into MRRPIIAGNWKMNKTPREAAQLVLELRDKVKDAKCEVVLCPPFTSLAQVITLVEDTNIKVGAQNMYYEENGAFTGEVSPIMLKEIGVSYVILGHSERRMIFKEDDELINKKVKAAFLHGLTPILCVGETLEEREQNRTFEVIKNQLEKNLDGIDAAKVEEMVIAYEPVWAIGTGKTATADDANQVIKFIRSEIRNRFGDSAADKIRIQYGGSVKSSTIKEQMAQSDIDGALVGGASLIATEFAAIVNYEED; encoded by the coding sequence ATGCGAAGACCTATAATCGCAGGAAACTGGAAAATGAATAAAACACCACGTGAGGCAGCTCAACTAGTCCTTGAACTTAGGGATAAGGTAAAGGATGCTAAGTGTGAAGTTGTTTTGTGCCCTCCATTCACATCGTTAGCACAAGTTATAACTCTTGTTGAAGATACTAATATTAAGGTTGGGGCACAGAACATGTATTATGAAGAAAATGGTGCCTTCACAGGTGAAGTTTCTCCTATAATGTTAAAGGAAATTGGAGTTAGCTATGTAATACTCGGACATAGTGAAAGAAGAATGATTTTCAAGGAAGACGACGAACTCATCAATAAAAAAGTTAAAGCGGCTTTTCTACATGGTTTGACTCCTATTCTTTGCGTGGGCGAGACATTAGAAGAAAGAGAGCAAAATAGGACATTTGAGGTTATTAAGAATCAGTTGGAAAAGAATTTAGATGGAATAGATGCTGCAAAAGTAGAAGAAATGGTAATAGCTTACGAGCCTGTTTGGGCTATTGGAACTGGAAAGACAGCTACAGCAGATGATGCAAATCAGGTTATAAAATTTATAAGAAGTGAGATAAGAAATAGATTTGGCGATAGCGCTGCAGATAAAATAAGAATTCAATATGGTGGAAGCGTTAAATCATCAACAATAAAGGAGCAGATGGCTCAGAGCGATATAGATGGGGCATTAGTTGGTGGAGCAAGCTTGATTGCTACAGAATTTGCAGCGATTGTTAACTATGAGGAGGATTAA
- the gpmI gene encoding 2,3-bisphosphoglycerate-independent phosphoglycerate mutase produces MSKRPRLLMILDGWGLNEKKEWNAVENAEPKNFKNLWENYPHTTLSASGLDVGLPKGQMGNSEVGHLNIGAGRIIYQEFTRINKEIEEGNFFRNEAFLNAIDNCKKNNTSLHLFGLLSDGGVHSHIEHLEALLKLAKDNNLSNVYVHGFLDGRDVPPQCALEYIDRLEKFMKENNIGKIATISGRYYAMDRDKRWERTKLAYDAIVNGQGEIANSAREAVEKSYAENKTDEFVLPTVIIENDRPVATLSENDSVIFFNFRPDRARQLTRAIVDVDFNGFERKYFKVYYVCLTQYDKTITNVEVAYKPEKYKNTFGEFLSNRGLKQLRIAETEKYAHVTFFFNGGVEAPNKDEDRILIPSPKVATYDLKPEMSAYEVTDKVIEVIENDLYDFIILNYANPDMVGHTGVYEAAIKAIKTVDECLGRVVNKVLEKGGAVYITADHGNAEMMVDYETAEPYTAHTTNFVPFIVVGEGDLKLKSGGRLSDIVPTIIDLMGLEIPVEMTGRSLIDR; encoded by the coding sequence ATGAGTAAAAGACCTAGACTATTGATGATACTTGATGGCTGGGGACTTAATGAAAAAAAGGAATGGAATGCAGTTGAAAATGCTGAACCAAAAAACTTTAAGAATTTATGGGAAAATTACCCCCATACAACATTGAGTGCTTCAGGTCTTGACGTTGGTCTTCCAAAGGGTCAAATGGGAAACTCTGAAGTTGGTCATTTGAACATTGGTGCTGGAAGAATAATATATCAAGAATTTACAAGAATTAACAAGGAAATTGAAGAAGGAAATTTCTTCAGGAATGAGGCATTCTTAAATGCTATAGATAATTGCAAAAAAAATAATACGTCGTTGCATTTGTTTGGTTTACTTTCAGATGGTGGAGTTCACAGCCATATAGAGCACCTTGAAGCGCTTTTGAAACTTGCAAAGGATAATAACCTTTCAAATGTATATGTTCATGGTTTCTTAGATGGAAGAGATGTTCCACCTCAATGTGCACTCGAATATATAGACAGATTAGAAAAATTCATGAAAGAGAACAACATTGGGAAAATAGCTACAATTTCAGGTCGTTATTATGCAATGGACAGAGATAAAAGGTGGGAAAGAACTAAGCTTGCATACGACGCAATAGTTAATGGACAGGGCGAAATTGCAAATTCTGCACGTGAGGCTGTTGAGAAATCCTATGCTGAAAATAAGACGGATGAATTTGTTTTACCAACCGTTATAATTGAAAACGATAGACCAGTTGCAACATTAAGTGAAAATGATTCCGTTATATTCTTCAACTTTAGGCCAGATAGAGCAAGACAATTGACTAGGGCAATCGTTGATGTTGATTTTAATGGATTTGAAAGAAAGTATTTTAAAGTATATTATGTTTGTTTAACTCAATATGATAAGACAATAACTAATGTTGAAGTTGCTTACAAACCAGAAAAGTATAAAAATACGTTTGGTGAATTTTTAAGCAACCGTGGGTTAAAGCAACTTAGGATTGCTGAAACAGAAAAATATGCCCATGTAACTTTCTTCTTTAACGGAGGGGTGGAAGCTCCAAATAAAGATGAAGATAGAATATTGATACCATCTCCGAAGGTTGCAACTTATGACTTAAAGCCAGAGATGAGTGCATATGAAGTTACCGATAAGGTAATTGAAGTGATTGAAAATGATTTATATGACTTCATTATTTTAAATTATGCAAATCCTGATATGGTAGGTCATACCGGAGTTTATGAAGCAGCAATTAAGGCTATAAAGACTGTTGATGAATGCCTTGGTAGAGTAGTTAATAAAGTATTAGAAAAGGGCGGTGCAGTATACATTACCGCAGACCATGGCAACGCAGAAATGATGGTTGACTATGAAACTGCAGAACCATATACGGCGCACACAACTAATTTTGTTCCATTCATTGTTGTTGGAGAAGGAGATTTAAAATTGAAGTCCGGTGGCAGATTATCTGACATCGTTCCAACAATCATAGATTTAATGGGATTAGAAATTCCTGTTGAAATGACAGGAAGAAGTTTAATAGATAGATAA
- the eno gene encoding phosphopyruvate hydratase, with protein MKNYVEIIDIYAREVLDSRGNPTVEVEVVLEDGVVGRAIVPSGASTGAFEAVELRDGDKSRYLGKGVLKAVDNVNNVIAQELIGMNVFDQTLIDKTLIEIDGTENKGNLGANAILGVSLAVARAAAESLGLPLYQYIGGVNAKVLPVPMMNILNGGKHADNNVDIQEFMVMPVGAPNFAEALRWCAEVYHSLKKTLGSKGYNTAIGDEGGFAPNLKSNEEAIQVIIEAIEAAGYKPGEQIAIAIDAAATELYKEDGKYHLEGEGRVLTAEEMVAFWENLVNKYPIVSLEDGLSEEDWEGWKILTDRLGKKIQLVGDDLFVTNTQRLERGIKNGIANSILIKLNQIGTLTETLEAIEMAERAGYTAVVSHRSGESEDTTIADLVVAVNAGQIKTGAPARTDRVAKYNQLLRIEDELGEVAKYLGKNAFYNVSK; from the coding sequence ATGAAAAATTATGTAGAAATTATTGACATTTATGCAAGAGAAGTCTTAGATTCAAGAGGAAATCCAACTGTTGAAGTTGAAGTTGTGCTTGAAGACGGAGTTGTTGGAAGAGCGATTGTTCCATCAGGTGCTTCAACTGGTGCATTTGAAGCAGTTGAGCTAAGAGATGGAGACAAATCAAGATACCTTGGTAAAGGTGTTCTAAAGGCAGTTGATAACGTTAACAATGTAATAGCACAAGAACTTATAGGAATGAATGTTTTTGATCAAACATTAATTGACAAAACATTAATTGAAATAGATGGAACAGAAAACAAAGGGAATTTAGGTGCAAATGCAATACTTGGTGTTTCACTTGCTGTTGCAAGAGCAGCTGCTGAAAGTTTAGGACTTCCACTTTATCAATACATAGGTGGAGTTAACGCTAAGGTTTTACCTGTTCCAATGATGAACATCTTAAACGGTGGAAAGCATGCAGACAACAATGTTGACATTCAAGAATTCATGGTAATGCCTGTAGGTGCTCCAAACTTTGCAGAAGCATTAAGATGGTGCGCAGAAGTTTATCATTCACTTAAGAAGACTTTAGGTTCAAAGGGATACAACACAGCGATTGGTGATGAAGGTGGGTTCGCACCAAACCTAAAATCAAACGAAGAAGCTATACAAGTTATTATAGAAGCCATTGAAGCTGCAGGATATAAACCAGGCGAACAAATTGCAATTGCAATTGACGCAGCAGCAACTGAACTATATAAGGAAGATGGAAAATACCATCTTGAAGGAGAAGGAAGAGTTCTTACTGCAGAAGAAATGGTTGCATTCTGGGAAAATCTTGTAAACAAATATCCAATCGTATCATTAGAAGATGGTCTTTCAGAAGAAGATTGGGAAGGTTGGAAGATATTAACTGACAGACTAGGAAAGAAGATTCAATTAGTTGGCGATGACTTATTTGTTACTAATACTCAAAGACTTGAAAGAGGTATCAAGAACGGAATTGCTAACTCAATACTTATAAAACTTAACCAAATAGGAACATTAACTGAAACATTAGAGGCTATTGAAATGGCAGAAAGAGCAGGATATACTGCAGTTGTTTCACATAGATCAGGTGAAAGTGAAGATACTACTATAGCAGACCTTGTTGTAGCAGTTAATGCTGGTCAAATAAAGACTGGTGCTCCAGCAAGAACAGATAGAGTTGCAAAATACAATCAATTGTTAAGAATAGAAGATGAACTTGGAGAAGTTGCTAAATATCTTGGAAAGAACGCTTTCTACAATGTTTCAAAATAA
- the secG gene encoding preprotein translocase subunit SecG: protein MKTVITIIHVIVSLSIIAVVLGQPAKTYGLSSAISGGAETFFGKHKGRTIEGKLKKLTAFAMGLFVLTSLLLVYYTGK, encoded by the coding sequence ATGAAGACAGTAATAACTATTATCCACGTTATTGTTAGCTTATCTATAATAGCTGTTGTATTAGGTCAGCCTGCTAAGACTTATGGATTATCATCAGCTATTTCAGGAGGAGCTGAAACGTTTTTCGGAAAACACAAAGGAAGAACAATCGAGGGTAAACTAAAGAAGTTGACAGCTTTTGCGATGGGACTTTTCGTATTGACTTCTTTATTATTAGTTTACTATACGGGAAAATAA